Proteins co-encoded in one Arachis stenosperma cultivar V10309 chromosome 7, arast.V10309.gnm1.PFL2, whole genome shotgun sequence genomic window:
- the LOC130941819 gene encoding phosphoinositide phospholipase C 2-like: protein MASSGTSLGSSSWRKPKHQQHFQVCFCFKRIFKLKVSEPPEEIRSIFEKFSENNNGTVMSVDGLYRFLVRFQGERDCDDTKHKAQAIFDSHKHLFLFQRKGFHLDAFFRYLLGDDNAPLLQVGHDMRSPLAHYFLYTGHNSYLTGNQFSSNSSTAPIIKALKKGVRVIELDLWPNSTGNSVEVRHGRTLTSPVKLRACLKAIKEYAFYASKYPVVITFEDHITPPLQAKVAKMVNGIFGDMLYRPSSQHIMNKFPSPESLKEKILISTKPPETPEEDQEHNEERSSEVNYMMRYNSYDKDKNGDEEKEESEDEEDNSLEYRDLISIHAGKPKGGSGNLFISHEKVRRLSLSEDQLEEIAKTRATEIVRFTQKNLLRIYPRGTRVDSSNYNPMVGWMHGAQMVAFNMQGHGHLLRMMEGMFRANGGCGYVKKPNILLDENEVFDPSAFRLPKKNLQVMVYMGEGWRSEFSPTHFDLYSPPDFSVELRIYGVRADESIKETMTIEDEWVPVWNQEFIFPLTVPELALLYIKVVEHDFKGKNDFGGQTCLPVSELRQGIRSIRLCNQKGEPYKHVRLLMQFQFI, encoded by the exons atggctTCATCAGGAACTAGTTTGGGATCTAGCTCTTGGAGAAAACCGAAACACCAACAACACTTCCAAGTGTGCTTCTGTTTCAAGAGGATATTCAAGCTTAAGGTGTCGGAACCGCCAGAGGAAATCCGAAGTATCTTCGAGAAGTTCTCGGAAAACAACAATGGCACGGTGATGAGTGTTGATGGGCTCTACAGATTCTTGGTTCGGTTCCAAGGAGAAAGGGATTGTGATGATACAAAACACAAGGCTCAAGCTATATTTGATAGTCACAAGCATCTCTTCTTGTTCCAAAGGAAAGGCTTTCATCTTGATGCATTCTTTCGCTATCTCTTAGGTGATGATAATGCCCCTCTTCTTCAG GTTGGTCATGACATGAGAAGCCCACTGGCCCATTATTTCTTATACACGGGCCATAACTCCTACTTAACAGGTAATCAATTTAGTAGTAATAGCAGCACCGCCCCAATTATAAAGGCACTCAAGAAAGGTGTTAGAGTCATCGAACTTGATTTGTGGCCTAACTCCACTGGTAATTCTGTTGAAGTTCGTCATGGAAG GACTCTAACTAGTCCGGTGAAACTGAGAGCTTGtttgaaagcaattaaagaaTATGCATTTTATGCTTCTAAGTATCCTGTTGTTATAACTTTTGAAGACCATATAACTCCACCTCTCCAAGCTAAAGTTGCCAAg ATGGTGAATGGCATATTTGGGGACATGCTGTATCGCCCTTCTTCACAACACATTATGAATAAGTTCCCATCTCCAGAATCATTGAAGGAAAAGATTCTAATTTCAACCAAACCACCAGAAACTCCTGAAGAAGATCAAGAGCACAACGAAGAAAGATCATCTGAAGTCAACTATATG aTGCGATATAATTCATATGACAAGGATAAAAATGGAGATGAAGAGAAAGAGGAGAGTGAGGATGAAGAGGATAATTCTCTAGAATACAGAGATTTAATCTCAATTCATGCGGGGAAACCAAAAGGTGGGTCAGGGAATTTGTTCATTAGTCATGAAAAAGTAAGGCGTCTAAGCTTGAGCGAGGACCAGCTTGAGGAAATTGCTAAAACAAGGGCAACAGAAATTGTCAG ATTCACCCAAAAGAATTTGCTTAGAATATATCCAAGGGGCACGCGTGTGGACTCATCTAATTACAACCCCATGGTTGGATGGATGCATGGAGCTCAGATGGTAGCCTTTAATATGCAG GGACATGGGCACTTGCTTAGGATGATGGAAGGAATGTTCAGAGCAAATGGTGGGTGTGGCTATGTCAAGAAACCAAATATCTTGTTGGATGAGAACGAGGTCTTTGATCCTAGTGCATTTAGACTACCTAAAAAAAATCTGCAG GTTATGGTGTACATGggtgaaggttggcgttcaGAATTTTCCCCAACACACTTTGATTTATATTCTCCTCCTGACTTCAGTGTAGAg CTTCGTATCTATGGTGTCCGAGCAGATGAAAGTATAAAAGAAACAATGACAATTGAAGATGAGTGGGTACCTGTATGGAACCAAGAATTTATCTTCCCATTAACGGTTCCGGAATTGGCACTCTTATACATCAAAGTGGTCGAACATGACTTCAAAGGAAAGAATGATTTTGGAGGACAAACATGTTTGCCTGTTTCTGAGTTAAGACAAGGCATTCGTTCGATTCGTTTGTGTAACCAAAAAGGTGAACCTTATAAGCATGTAAGGCTTCTTATGCAATTCcaatttatataa
- the LOC130939153 gene encoding phosphoinositide phospholipase C 4-like encodes MGSYRVCVCFQRRFKVAEAEPPSDVKELFQKYSDGGAHMTPDNFRRFLAEVQGDDVSLIEHQNVVEQVLHKRHHITKFARHNLTVDDFHYFLFSTEFNPPIGSKVNQDMSAPLSHYFIYTGHNSYLTGNQLSSDCSDVPIIKALNRGVRVVELDIWPNSTKDDVLVLHGRTLTTPVELIKCLKSIKEHAFAASPYPVIITLEDHLTPDLQAKVAQMLTKTFGDMLFCPNHETLKEFPSPEELKGRILISTKPPKEYAETVKENNSFKLEKSKDSDDDEWGKEVSTKNQNENDVGDSDPNQHSEDDAVDDLAHELCSSEAPSYKHLIAIHAGKPKGTTLKDALKVENDKVRRLSLSEQALEKATESLGTDLIRFTQKNFLRVYPKGTRFNSSNYKPMIGWMHGAQMVAFNMQGYGRNLWLMHGMFRSNGGCGYVKKPEFLMNVGPNNEVFNPKYDLPVRKTLKVKVYLGDGWRMDFKQTHFDTYSPPDFYARVGIAGAPADQIMKKTKIIEDNWIPTWEEEFTFPLRVPELALLRVEVHEYDMSETDDFAGQTCLPVAELKQGIRAVPLYDRKGEKYNSVRLLMRFEFI; translated from the exons ATGGGGAGCTACCGCGTGTGCGTGTGCTTCCAGCGGCGATTCAAGGTGGCGGAGGCCGAGCCGCCCTCCGACGTCAAGGAGCTTTTTCAGAAATACTCCGACGGCGGGGCCCACATGACGCCGGACAACTTCCGCCGCTTCTTGGCCGAGGTTCAAGGTGATGACGTGTCCCTCATTGAGCACCAGAACGTGGTGGAGCAAGTTCTCCATAAGCGCCACCATATAACCAAGTTCGCAAGGCACAACCTCACAGTCGATGATTTCCATTACTTCCTCTTCTCCACTGAGTTCAACCCTCCCATCGGATCTAAG GTTAATCAGGATATGTCGGCTCCATTGTCCCACTATTTTATATACACTGGCCACAACTCCTATCTCACTGGAAATCAACTAAGCAGCGATTGCAGTGATGTGCCCATTATAAAGGCCTTGAATCGGGGCGTTAGAGTGGTGGAACTTGATATATGGCCCAATTCCACAAAAGATGATGTGCTTGTTTTGCATGGAAG GACATTGACAACTCCTGTTGAGTTAATTAAATGTTTGAAATCAATTAAAGAACATGCTTTCGCTGCATCTCCATACCCAGTCATAATAACACTGGAAGACCATCTTACACCAGACCTTCAAGCTAAGGTTGCTCAG ATGCTTACTAAAACATTTGGAGATATGTTGTTTTGTCCAAATCATGAAACTCTGAAAGAGTTTCCTTCCCCTGAAGAATTGAAGGGTCGGATCttgatctcaacaaagcctccAAAGGAGTACGCTGAAACTGTCAAGGAGAATAATTcctttaaattagaaaaatcaaAGGATTCTGATGACGATGAATGGGGGAAGGAGGTCtcaacaaaaaatcaaaatgaaaaTGATGTG GGTGATTCTGATCCAAATCAACACAGCGAAGATGATGCCGTCGATGATTTAGCTCATGAGTTATGCTCATCTGAAGCTCCTAGTTATAAGCATCTCATCGCTATTCATGCTGGAAAACCGAAGGGTACTACTCTGAAGGACGCATTAAAAGTTGAAAATGATAAAGTTAGACGACTTAGCTTAAGTGAACAAGCTCTTGAAAAGGCTACTGAGTCACTTGGAACTGATCTTATTAG ATTCACCCAGAAGAACTTTTTGAGGGTGTACCCCAAGGGTACAAGGTTCAATTCCTCTAACTACAAGCCAATGATTGGCTGGATGCATGGTGCTCAAATGGTTGCATTCAACATGCAG GGATATGGCAGAAATTTATGGTTGATGCATGGAATGTTTAGATCCAACGGAGGATGTGGCTATGTGAAAAAGCCAGAGTTTCTTATGAATGTAGGTCCAAATAATGAGGTATTCAATCCAAAATATGATTTGCCAGTGAGAAAAACTCTAAAG GTGaaagtatatcttggagatggaTGGCGTATGGACTTTAAACAAACTCATTTCGACACTTATTCTCCGCCAGATTTTTATGCTAGG GTTGGTATAGCTGGGGCGCCAGCCGATCAGAtaatgaagaaaacaaagatcaTAGAAGATAATTGGATACCTACTTGGGAAGAAGAATTCACATTCCCTTTAAGAGTTCCAGAACTTGCATTGCTGAGAGTTGAAGTGCATGAATATGACATGTCTGAAACGGATGATTTTGCAGGCCAAACTTGCTTACCAGTTGCTGAACTAAAGCAAGGGATCCGTGCAGTTCCACTCTATGACCGCAAAGGGGAGAAGTACAACTCAGTTAGGCTTCTCATGCGATTTGAGTTCATCTAA